A single Silvibacterium dinghuense DNA region contains:
- a CDS encoding aryl-sulfate sulfotransferase encodes MEIGQGADSFLSAGAAKTGNPQVARYTVTPRTAADITVEFGPTTGYGSKTWTVHANADQPVEMLVAGMRGDATYHMRAVVHFNDGTTVNDTDQSFATGHYPEHLRPHITVESHGNPQPGVELLNPSIGSGFQATVVDLQGNLLWAYEYKDRQSVAKVQFHRYEQSAAFTLKGWGWWLEKHVGMHPAGDPKLWDAKLWKSPPPMRRFATIINPIKPLPNGNFLLVIGLASHALVDGPDGTPPPGTLSTLREINLAGETVYDLPVAELNKRLATIGYKGPQIEMVHHDVEVLPNGHMIVIANGTKVYRDLPGRPGATRVVGDVLVDLDQNFQPVWTWSTFDHLDITRHPMDFPDWTHTNAVVYTKDDGNLLVSMRSQHWVIKVDYRNGHGTGNVIWHLGHGGDFQLIGGHDPEDWQYGEHQPAIFSTNNAGVFDMGVMDNGNERLLADGKVCGTKGAGPCYTTVPIYHIDEAAKTATLVFHDVFPPKQFSLWGGGIQSLANGDVEIDLCNQGMASNVLEVTREEHPQTVWQLHLERSNSYRSERLPSLYPGVQWN; translated from the coding sequence GTGGAGATAGGGCAGGGAGCGGACAGCTTTCTCTCGGCGGGAGCGGCAAAGACCGGTAACCCGCAGGTGGCGCGCTACACGGTGACACCGCGCACCGCTGCCGATATCACAGTCGAGTTCGGGCCTACGACAGGTTATGGCTCGAAGACCTGGACCGTGCATGCGAATGCGGATCAGCCGGTGGAGATGCTGGTCGCGGGAATGCGCGGGGATGCGACCTATCACATGCGTGCGGTGGTGCATTTCAACGACGGCACCACGGTAAACGATACAGACCAGAGCTTTGCCACCGGGCATTATCCGGAGCACCTGCGGCCGCACATCACCGTGGAGAGCCATGGGAATCCGCAGCCAGGCGTGGAGCTGCTGAATCCGTCGATCGGTTCGGGCTTCCAGGCAACGGTGGTCGACCTCCAGGGCAATCTGCTCTGGGCCTATGAGTACAAGGACCGGCAATCCGTGGCCAAGGTGCAGTTCCATCGCTATGAGCAGTCGGCCGCCTTCACCCTGAAGGGTTGGGGTTGGTGGCTGGAAAAGCATGTGGGCATGCATCCGGCCGGAGATCCAAAGCTGTGGGATGCGAAGCTGTGGAAGTCTCCGCCGCCGATGCGCCGCTTCGCGACGATCATCAACCCGATCAAGCCGCTGCCCAACGGGAATTTTCTGCTGGTGATCGGCCTCGCCTCGCACGCGCTGGTCGATGGTCCTGATGGCACGCCCCCGCCGGGGACGCTGAGCACGCTGCGCGAGATCAATCTTGCAGGCGAGACCGTGTATGACCTACCGGTAGCGGAGCTGAACAAGAGGCTCGCCACCATTGGCTACAAAGGTCCGCAGATCGAGATGGTGCATCACGACGTAGAGGTGCTGCCGAACGGGCACATGATCGTGATTGCGAACGGAACGAAGGTCTACCGCGATCTGCCCGGGCGGCCAGGCGCGACGCGCGTGGTGGGCGACGTGCTGGTGGATCTCGATCAGAACTTCCAGCCGGTGTGGACGTGGAGCACCTTCGATCATCTCGACATTACGCGGCACCCGATGGACTTTCCTGACTGGACGCATACGAATGCGGTGGTCTACACCAAGGACGACGGCAACCTGCTGGTCTCCATGCGCTCGCAGCACTGGGTGATCAAGGTGGATTATCGCAATGGCCACGGTACGGGCAACGTGATCTGGCACCTTGGACATGGCGGCGACTTCCAGCTGATCGGCGGCCATGATCCCGAAGACTGGCAGTATGGAGAGCACCAGCCGGCTATCTTCAGCACGAACAATGCCGGTGTCTTCGACATGGGCGTAATGGACAACGGCAACGAGCGGCTGCTCGCGGATGGGAAGGTCTGCGGCACCAAGGGCGCTGGCCCGTGCTACACGACGGTACCGATCTACCACATCGACGAGGCCGCAAAGACCGCAACACTTGTCTTCCACGATGTGTTTCCGCCGAAGCAGTTCTCTCTGTGGGGCGGCGGCATTCAGTCTCTCGCGAATGGCGATGTGGAGATCGATCTGTGCAACCAGGGGATGGCGTCGAATGTGCTCGAGGTGACGCGGGAGGAGCATCCGCAGACGGTGTGGCAGTTGCACCTGGAGCGCTCGAACTCGTATCGCTCCGAGCGGCTGCCGAGCCTCTATCCCGGCGTGCAGTGGAACTAG
- a CDS encoding PHP domain-containing protein produces the protein MIDLHSHTDFSDGTFAPAALVQHAAESGITLLAVTDHDTVDSYLPALEEAQRLGIQLLCGVELSTHAEPSERSVHLLGYFSTLPPQSFCNWLRKLQEGRRERNIELLARLRSLGLELTWDEVQRLAQRQVGRPHFAQALVARGYVSSLREAFDRYLGEGAAAWVERDEPPLTETLAALREAEGVSSLAHPVRIANDAEALGEFIAQYATLGLDAVECFHPEISPELSQYLVQTASELGLGITGGSDFHGANKPGIAIGTGKNQSLCVPKAVEEWIIAKLGAVAAKDERCRSSRNEG, from the coding sequence TTGATCGACCTTCACTCGCATACGGATTTTTCGGACGGAACCTTCGCTCCCGCGGCTCTGGTACAACATGCGGCGGAGAGCGGAATCACCCTGCTCGCAGTTACCGACCACGACACGGTCGACAGCTACCTCCCTGCGCTCGAAGAGGCGCAACGGCTGGGGATACAGCTGCTCTGCGGTGTGGAACTGAGTACGCATGCCGAACCAAGCGAACGCTCGGTACACCTTCTCGGGTATTTCTCTACCCTGCCGCCGCAATCCTTTTGCAACTGGCTTCGGAAATTGCAGGAAGGCCGGCGCGAGCGCAATATCGAGCTCCTTGCCAGGCTGCGGTCCCTGGGGCTGGAGCTGACGTGGGACGAAGTGCAGCGCCTGGCACAGCGACAGGTCGGCCGGCCGCACTTTGCGCAGGCACTGGTAGCACGCGGCTATGTTTCCTCGCTCCGCGAAGCCTTCGACCGCTACCTCGGCGAAGGAGCAGCAGCATGGGTGGAGCGGGACGAACCGCCGCTCACGGAGACGCTGGCCGCGCTGAGAGAAGCAGAAGGGGTGAGCTCTCTCGCACATCCGGTGCGCATAGCAAACGATGCAGAGGCACTCGGAGAATTCATTGCCCAGTACGCTACGCTCGGACTCGATGCTGTGGAGTGCTTTCACCCGGAAATCTCACCGGAGCTCAGCCAGTACCTGGTACAGACGGCATCGGAACTTGGATTGGGAATCACCGGAGGGTCGGACTTTCACGGTGCGAATAAGCCGGGGATTGCGATCGGGACGGGAAAAAATCAAAGCCTGTGCGTGCCCAAGGCGGTGGAAGAGTGGATCATCGCAAAACTGGGCGCAGTTGCGGCAAAAGATGAGCGGTGTCGAAGCTCACGGAATGAAGGGTAG
- the cysC gene encoding adenylyl-sulfate kinase, which translates to MKGRGNLTHIDQQNDIRDAVSRNERRAAFLDEASNLPSLQLSDETMAWFELLAGGALAPLSRFMGSADATSVEREMRLANGTFFPVPVILPVNDAATYRTGQRVALRSRQNHLLALFTIEEVFEYTAGGHSTWAISGPMDVLQAPFSLLFPHLRESPAKLRSGLHSLDSERVLVADEWNPLDGAQTSWLRKMAASLDGRLLINLMMSQERLDDFELFQRLRRCESEYHEMLGPRAFLNLVSVPKMQPGARCLLLRALIHRNYGADVYLLTADAMTGFSGEEFAQWEAGIEALGLTTLSPETRWGASNASRRTLASLSTREAERGFCLWFTGLPGAGKSTIAEQVVVRLMENNRRVTLLDGDVVRTHLSKGLGFSRADRDTNVQRIGFVAAEIVRHGGVAVCAAVSPYGESRDRVREMMKPGAFVEIFVDTPVSICEQRDVKGFYTKARKGTMSSFTGVDDPYEAPEHAEIVLKTNQATPAEEAEKVMRYLLSHGHLEIPETKEEKDPAPRKKRLTGQTV; encoded by the coding sequence ATGAAGGGTAGGGGAAATTTGACGCATATCGATCAGCAGAACGACATACGCGATGCCGTCTCCCGGAATGAGCGAAGAGCAGCATTCCTGGATGAGGCATCGAACCTCCCCTCGCTGCAGTTATCCGATGAAACCATGGCATGGTTCGAACTGCTGGCCGGCGGCGCACTCGCTCCGCTGAGCCGCTTCATGGGCAGCGCTGACGCAACAAGCGTAGAGCGGGAGATGCGGCTGGCGAACGGCACGTTCTTCCCTGTTCCTGTGATTCTTCCGGTGAACGACGCCGCAACCTACCGTACAGGCCAGCGCGTGGCCCTGCGCAGCCGGCAGAATCATCTGCTCGCGCTGTTCACCATCGAGGAGGTGTTTGAATATACCGCCGGCGGACACAGCACCTGGGCCATCAGCGGTCCCATGGACGTGCTGCAGGCACCGTTTTCCCTCCTGTTCCCGCACCTGAGAGAATCTCCCGCCAAGCTGCGCTCCGGGCTCCATAGCCTGGACAGCGAACGCGTGCTGGTAGCAGACGAATGGAATCCGCTGGATGGAGCGCAGACCTCGTGGCTGCGCAAGATGGCCGCGTCTCTCGATGGACGCCTGCTGATCAACCTGATGATGTCCCAGGAACGGCTAGACGATTTCGAATTGTTCCAGAGACTGCGCCGATGTGAGTCCGAGTATCACGAGATGCTGGGTCCCCGGGCGTTTCTGAACCTTGTCAGCGTGCCGAAAATGCAGCCGGGAGCGCGATGTCTTCTTCTCCGCGCACTGATTCATCGTAACTATGGTGCGGATGTATATCTGCTCACAGCCGATGCGATGACAGGCTTCTCAGGCGAAGAGTTTGCGCAGTGGGAAGCAGGGATCGAAGCACTCGGCCTCACTACCCTCTCTCCCGAAACACGCTGGGGAGCATCGAACGCGAGCAGACGGACCCTGGCTTCGCTGAGCACGCGCGAGGCCGAGCGCGGCTTCTGTCTCTGGTTTACAGGACTCCCCGGAGCAGGAAAATCGACGATTGCAGAGCAGGTCGTGGTGCGGTTGATGGAGAACAATCGCAGAGTCACGCTGCTTGACGGCGACGTGGTGCGGACGCATCTCTCAAAAGGCCTGGGCTTCTCGCGCGCGGACCGCGACACGAACGTACAGCGAATCGGGTTTGTAGCCGCCGAGATCGTGCGGCATGGCGGCGTGGCAGTATGCGCCGCAGTAAGCCCCTATGGCGAGTCGCGCGACCGGGTGCGGGAGATGATGAAGCCCGGAGCCTTTGTCGAAATCTTTGTCGACACACCGGTTTCCATCTGCGAACAGCGCGACGTAAAGGGCTTCTACACCAAGGCACGCAAGGGAACGATGAGCTCGTTTACCGGCGTGGACGATCCCTACGAGGCTCCAGAACACGCAGAGATTGTGCTGAAAACGAATCAGGCAACGCCGGCCGAAGAGGCTGAAAAGGTGATGCGCTATCTCCTCTCGCATGGGCACCTGGAAATTCCTGAGACCAAGGAAGAGAAGGACCCTGCCCCACGAAAAAAACGGCTGACCGGACAAACGGTCTGA
- a CDS encoding ABC transporter ATP-binding protein, which produces MKTSTFLEMQHVNVARGENVVLHDVSLTIHEGEHVAILGPNGCGKSTLIKTITRECYPIADPETKVELLGRSRWDVSQLRTHLGVVEAHLPGERTAVTSGLEAVVAGFFSASSLWPNLTVLPEMWDKAEAALDLMGAGYLREKLVGEMSAGQQRRIMIARALVHEPGTLLLDEPSNALDISAQRELREALRLVVQQGTGIIMVTHHLADILPEVNRVIMMRDGRIFADGTKQDLLTEERLRNLFGVDVTLVERDGYFHHW; this is translated from the coding sequence TTGAAGACTTCAACGTTTCTCGAGATGCAGCATGTCAACGTGGCACGCGGTGAGAATGTGGTCCTGCACGATGTGAGCCTCACCATCCATGAAGGCGAGCATGTTGCCATCCTCGGGCCGAACGGCTGTGGCAAATCCACGCTCATCAAGACCATCACCCGCGAGTGCTACCCGATTGCCGATCCGGAGACAAAGGTCGAGCTCCTGGGGCGCAGCCGCTGGGATGTCTCGCAGCTTCGTACACACCTCGGCGTGGTGGAAGCGCATCTGCCGGGCGAGCGTACGGCTGTGACTTCCGGTCTTGAAGCTGTCGTAGCGGGCTTCTTCTCCGCCTCTTCGCTCTGGCCCAATCTCACGGTGCTTCCCGAGATGTGGGACAAGGCCGAAGCCGCGCTCGATCTGATGGGTGCGGGCTATCTTCGCGAGAAGCTTGTCGGCGAGATGTCTGCGGGCCAGCAGCGACGCATCATGATTGCCCGCGCCCTTGTCCATGAGCCGGGAACCCTGCTGCTCGACGAGCCGTCCAATGCACTCGATATCTCCGCGCAGCGCGAGCTTCGCGAGGCCCTGCGCCTGGTTGTCCAGCAGGGCACGGGTATCATCATGGTCACGCATCACCTGGCCGATATCCTGCCTGAAGTGAACAGGGTCATCATGATGCGGGATGGACGCATCTTCGCCGACGGTACCAAGCAGGATCTTCTCACCGAAGAGCGACTGCGCAATCTTTTCGGTGTCGATGTCACGCTGGTGGAGCGCGACGGATATTTTCATCACTGGTAG
- the argJ gene encoding bifunctional glutamate N-acetyltransferase/amino-acid acetyltransferase ArgJ — translation MIQTSLVPAGALPGGFRFSAVTAGLKPSGKPDFAVAVADEAASAAAMFTGNKVKAAPLQVGSKHLEHSGGKIRVVAVNAGNANCATGKAGLRAAEAVCTAAAKTFGTTENEVFPSSTGIIGVPLPYEKLIATLPEVERTLAATPEAFSSFATAILTTDTRPKVAQATIHVDGREVRILGAAKGAGMIHPQLVPHATMLVYLFTDAAVAPAALKALLEGSVELSFNRISIDGDTSTNDTVLLLASSVSGASVDEHHEGFRSALREICTSLAKQIVDDGEGVTHVVELQINGGASDADALRVAKAIAHSPLNKTAWAGSDPNWGRLMAAAGYSGAELDPARINIWLGEQKICENGGRVADFDKSRAHQYLTQRNVTIRLDLGLGSGSCVFWTTDLTTEYVHINADYST, via the coding sequence ATGATTCAAACATCGCTCGTCCCCGCCGGTGCGCTGCCGGGCGGGTTCCGTTTTTCCGCAGTCACCGCAGGGCTCAAGCCGAGCGGCAAGCCGGACTTTGCCGTTGCTGTTGCGGATGAGGCTGCAAGCGCAGCCGCCATGTTCACCGGAAACAAGGTAAAGGCTGCTCCGCTGCAGGTCGGCTCAAAGCACCTCGAACACAGTGGCGGAAAGATCCGCGTGGTAGCTGTGAACGCGGGTAATGCCAACTGCGCGACCGGTAAAGCTGGCCTGCGGGCTGCCGAAGCGGTCTGCACCGCTGCGGCAAAGACCTTCGGCACGACTGAGAATGAGGTCTTCCCCTCTTCCACCGGTATTATCGGTGTACCGCTGCCCTATGAGAAGTTAATCGCGACTCTGCCGGAAGTAGAGCGAACGCTCGCGGCTACGCCGGAGGCCTTCTCCTCCTTTGCGACGGCGATCCTGACAACGGACACACGGCCAAAGGTGGCCCAGGCCACGATCCACGTGGACGGACGCGAGGTGCGCATCCTTGGCGCGGCCAAGGGCGCGGGCATGATCCATCCGCAACTGGTGCCGCACGCGACGATGCTGGTGTATCTCTTCACCGATGCGGCGGTTGCGCCGGCAGCGCTGAAGGCGCTGCTCGAGGGATCGGTGGAGCTGAGCTTCAACCGCATCTCGATCGATGGCGACACCTCCACCAACGACACCGTGCTGCTGCTGGCCTCCAGCGTGAGCGGCGCGAGCGTGGACGAGCACCACGAGGGATTCCGCTCGGCACTGCGCGAAATCTGCACGTCGCTTGCCAAACAAATTGTGGATGATGGCGAAGGCGTAACGCATGTCGTCGAGCTGCAGATAAACGGCGGAGCCAGCGATGCCGACGCCTTGCGCGTGGCCAAGGCGATTGCACATTCTCCGCTGAACAAGACCGCGTGGGCGGGCAGCGATCCGAACTGGGGAAGGCTCATGGCCGCAGCAGGTTACTCCGGCGCGGAGCTCGACCCGGCACGGATAAACATCTGGCTCGGCGAGCAGAAGATCTGCGAAAACGGTGGCCGTGTTGCCGATTTCGATAAGAGCAGAGCCCATCAGTACCTCACGCAACGGAATGTGACGATTCGTCTGGATCTCGGCCTCGGCTCGGGCAGCTGTGTTTTCTGGACGACCGATCTGACGACGGAATACGTGCACATTAACGCAGATTATTCGACCTAA
- a CDS encoding thiamine pyrophosphate-dependent enzyme, translated as MSSSRQKSAAAIAGKNGHSLISDEKFRALYDALLEGQLLHEQLRTQGLRNDSLHREAGPAALVLDLRKEDTLLMPSPVHFAHRLKGTKLPALLQQDTTASNAEDRLADAIRAAVLHQVRGDNGIVLVFFELDQAESLARFHALFTAAVGGRLPIVFVLESPAGFADSAAFREAHREMAYITVDAHDLVAVYRVAQESIVRVRESATPALIELVTVEGLSDPAEKFHIYLQRKGLPASRWKMTAKRRFEKEWHSACLPQGNPLA; from the coding sequence ATGTCATCATCCAGGCAGAAATCTGCAGCGGCGATTGCCGGCAAGAACGGGCATTCGCTGATCAGCGACGAAAAGTTCCGCGCGTTGTACGATGCGCTTCTCGAAGGCCAGCTGCTGCATGAACAGCTGCGCACGCAGGGGCTGAGAAACGACTCCCTGCATCGCGAGGCCGGTCCAGCTGCGCTGGTACTCGACTTGCGTAAAGAAGACACGCTGCTGATGCCCTCTCCGGTGCACTTCGCACATCGGCTCAAGGGTACGAAGCTCCCTGCGCTGCTGCAGCAAGATACAACCGCAAGCAATGCGGAAGACAGGCTCGCCGATGCGATCCGCGCGGCAGTCCTGCACCAGGTGCGCGGAGACAATGGGATCGTGCTCGTCTTCTTCGAGCTCGATCAGGCAGAGAGCCTCGCGCGCTTCCATGCCCTGTTCACCGCCGCAGTCGGTGGACGTTTGCCGATCGTCTTCGTGCTGGAAAGCCCGGCTGGGTTTGCGGATTCCGCAGCCTTCCGTGAAGCGCATCGCGAGATGGCCTACATCACGGTGGATGCACATGACCTGGTCGCGGTGTATCGCGTGGCGCAGGAGTCGATCGTGCGGGTGCGTGAATCCGCGACACCGGCGCTTATCGAACTGGTCACCGTCGAAGGCCTCTCCGACCCGGCAGAGAAGTTCCATATCTATCTGCAACGCAAGGGATTGCCTGCCAGCCGCTGGAAGATGACAGCAAAGAGAAGATTTGAAAAGGAATGGCACTCTGCTTGTCTTCCCCAAGGCAATCCTCTAGCCTGA
- a CDS encoding capsule assembly Wzi family protein, whose product MRVFLSSGLLLLLGIPVSSAAAQTTDTATASASTPQGVPSNYQPAMPVTYISSLGSTYVPMDSWIYPALDRLHGMGYLDTAYLGMRPWTRLSIAHMLQETSNKIDSHPDDEAALEIFLALRKEFEADEEGGNGQRVAHMELESTYTDFRGIAGTPLRDSFNLGQTIVNDYGRPYQEGFNNYSGFSARAEAGRFSLYFRGEYQHAPGAAGYSQALAEYLSERATVPFATNPVQDTIPEGPIAEANPFRVMEASLSYHLLGHEISFGKNDHWLSPASGGAMSWSTNAENIYTFDINRVEPLRIPGLSRITGPFRYEFFVGSLKGHTAPNDPWTHMEKISFKPTKNLELGFERTVIWGGKGHEPITIHTFLKSFFSVQNVTYQEKFSRDDPGARFGSFDFNYRLPFVRNWLTLYSDSEAHDDVNPISAPRRSGIRPGLYLSHTPGLPQLDLRVEAADTMPVSDANSPGFFLYNESVQKQGTTNKGFMFSDWIGRGAKGGQAWLTYHLSPNENIQFAYRNAKVDQAFIAGGTTQNLYTISAVKRVMKDIEIRGSVQHEEWKAPIYKTGQQGDTTVEAQFTWFPKLEKKF is encoded by the coding sequence TTGAGAGTATTTCTGTCATCAGGCCTGCTCCTCCTGCTGGGCATCCCCGTTTCCTCCGCAGCCGCGCAGACGACCGATACCGCGACTGCCTCAGCATCTACACCGCAGGGTGTGCCCTCCAACTATCAACCAGCCATGCCGGTCACCTATATCAGCTCACTGGGCTCAACCTATGTGCCCATGGACAGCTGGATTTATCCGGCGCTGGACCGGCTGCATGGAATGGGCTACCTGGACACGGCTTATCTTGGCATGCGGCCGTGGACCCGGCTGAGCATCGCGCACATGCTGCAGGAGACGAGCAACAAGATCGATTCGCATCCGGACGATGAGGCAGCACTGGAGATCTTTCTGGCTCTGCGCAAGGAGTTCGAAGCGGACGAAGAAGGCGGGAACGGCCAGCGTGTCGCGCATATGGAGCTCGAGAGCACCTATACGGACTTCCGCGGCATTGCCGGAACCCCGTTGCGTGACAGCTTCAACCTCGGACAGACCATCGTGAACGATTACGGGCGTCCATACCAGGAAGGCTTCAACAACTACAGTGGCTTCAGCGCACGGGCCGAGGCAGGACGCTTCTCACTCTACTTCCGCGGCGAGTATCAGCATGCACCCGGTGCCGCGGGATATTCGCAGGCACTGGCGGAGTACCTCTCCGAGCGTGCCACTGTCCCCTTCGCAACCAACCCCGTTCAGGACACGATCCCCGAAGGACCGATTGCCGAAGCGAATCCATTTCGCGTGATGGAAGCGTCTCTCTCCTATCACCTGCTGGGACATGAAATCTCGTTTGGCAAGAACGACCACTGGCTAAGCCCCGCCAGCGGCGGCGCAATGTCGTGGAGCACCAACGCCGAAAACATCTACACCTTCGATATCAACCGCGTGGAGCCACTGCGTATTCCTGGACTCTCGCGGATCACAGGTCCGTTCCGCTATGAGTTCTTTGTCGGTAGCCTGAAGGGCCACACGGCCCCGAATGATCCATGGACGCACATGGAGAAGATCAGCTTCAAGCCAACGAAAAATCTCGAGCTCGGCTTCGAGCGCACGGTGATCTGGGGCGGTAAAGGGCACGAACCGATTACCATCCACACATTCCTGAAGAGCTTCTTCAGCGTCCAGAATGTGACGTACCAGGAGAAGTTCTCCCGCGACGACCCAGGCGCGCGCTTCGGCAGCTTCGACTTCAACTATCGCCTGCCCTTCGTCCGCAACTGGCTCACGCTGTACTCCGATTCGGAAGCGCATGACGATGTGAACCCCATCAGCGCGCCGCGCCGCTCCGGCATCCGACCGGGACTTTATCTCTCTCATACGCCGGGACTGCCCCAGCTCGATCTGCGCGTGGAGGCAGCGGACACGATGCCGGTCAGCGATGCCAACTCACCCGGCTTCTTCCTTTACAACGAGAGCGTCCAGAAGCAAGGCACGACAAACAAAGGCTTCATGTTCAGCGACTGGATTGGACGTGGTGCAAAGGGCGGTCAAGCATGGCTGACCTATCACCTCTCACCGAATGAGAACATTCAGTTCGCCTATCGCAATGCAAAAGTCGACCAGGCATTCATTGCCGGCGGCACCACGCAGAATCTCTACACCATCTCAGCCGTGAAGCGGGTGATGAAGGACATCGAGATCCGTGGCTCCGTTCAGCACGAAGAGTGGAAGGCCCCGATCTACAAGACCGGTCAGCAGGGCGACACGACGGTCGAAGCGCAGTTCACCTGGTTTCCGAAGCTGGAAAAGAAGTTCTAA
- the gpmI gene encoding 2,3-bisphosphoglycerate-independent phosphoglycerate mutase, translated as MSTPKTPIVLTILDGWGYRPQVENNAIALARKPTYDKLLAEFPNTLLHASDHFVGLPDGQMGNSEVGHLNIGAGRVVRMDISRIDGLIASGDFYSDPAIVSAMKKAAAGGHALHLLGLVSDGGVHAHQRHLYALLEAAKRLGLEKVYVHAFMDGRDTLPTSGAGYLAALEQKMRELQIGKIASISGRYYAMDRDFRWEREKLAFDAMVKGHAEGGAYADPVARVKELYNNGITDEFIIPFVVTDAHGHPNGPIRDEDVCIMFNYRADRARQITRVLTRNSGLTKKDGLDLAKAEELDTTIPRSEVPKDLTYLCMTQYDKNYTLPLIILPESMDNLLANLMSKAQMRNLRIAETEKYAHVTYFFNGGIETPFPGEDRLLIPSKKVATYDLLPEMSAAGIAEGVVKALQDRTFELLVVNFANADMVGHSGKLEPTIKGVETVDACLGEIYRALKQYGGSMLITADHGNAEMMVDPVTGGPHTAHTTNPVPFIYVAEDANQYTLSPNGSLRDISPTVLGMLNLNEPIEMTGSDLRQRIG; from the coding sequence GTGTCGACCCCTAAAACGCCTATCGTGCTGACCATCCTCGACGGATGGGGTTATCGTCCGCAGGTGGAGAACAACGCCATCGCGCTGGCTCGCAAGCCGACTTATGACAAGCTGCTGGCTGAGTTCCCGAACACGCTGCTGCACGCCTCCGATCACTTCGTCGGCCTGCCTGACGGGCAGATGGGCAACAGTGAGGTCGGTCACCTGAATATCGGCGCGGGTCGCGTCGTGCGCATGGATATCTCCCGCATCGATGGGCTGATCGCCAGTGGTGATTTCTACTCCGATCCGGCGATCGTCTCCGCCATGAAGAAAGCCGCCGCAGGCGGACATGCGCTGCACCTGCTCGGCCTGGTCTCCGACGGCGGCGTGCATGCGCATCAACGCCATCTCTACGCGCTGCTTGAAGCCGCGAAGCGTCTTGGTCTCGAGAAGGTCTACGTGCATGCTTTCATGGACGGCCGCGATACGCTGCCCACCTCTGGCGCCGGCTATCTTGCGGCTCTCGAGCAGAAGATGCGTGAGTTGCAGATCGGCAAGATCGCTTCGATCTCCGGGCGCTACTATGCGATGGACCGCGACTTCCGCTGGGAGCGCGAAAAGCTGGCCTTCGACGCGATGGTGAAGGGCCACGCCGAGGGCGGCGCCTATGCCGATCCGGTCGCGCGCGTGAAGGAGCTTTACAACAACGGCATTACGGACGAGTTCATCATTCCCTTCGTAGTCACCGATGCGCACGGTCATCCGAACGGCCCCATCCGCGATGAAGATGTCTGCATCATGTTCAACTACCGCGCCGATCGCGCCCGCCAGATCACGCGTGTGCTCACGCGTAACAGCGGTCTGACGAAGAAGGACGGTCTCGATCTCGCGAAAGCAGAAGAGCTGGACACGACCATCCCGCGCAGCGAGGTGCCGAAAGATCTGACGTACCTCTGCATGACGCAGTACGACAAGAACTACACGCTGCCGCTCATCATTCTGCCCGAGTCGATGGACAACCTGCTCGCAAACCTGATGTCCAAGGCGCAGATGCGCAACCTGCGCATCGCCGAGACGGAAAAGTACGCGCACGTCACCTACTTCTTCAACGGCGGCATCGAGACGCCATTCCCCGGCGAAGATCGTCTGCTCATTCCGTCGAAGAAGGTTGCGACCTACGACTTGCTGCCCGAGATGTCGGCGGCCGGCATTGCCGAGGGTGTGGTCAAAGCCTTGCAGGACCGCACCTTTGAGCTATTAGTCGTCAACTTTGCGAACGCGGACATGGTCGGTCACTCAGGCAAGCTCGAGCCGACGATCAAAGGCGTAGAGACCGTCGATGCTTGCCTCGGTGAGATCTACCGCGCGCTGAAGCAATATGGCGGATCGATGCTCATCACTGCCGATCACGGTAATGCTGAGATGATGGTCGACCCCGTGACCGGTGGCCCGCATACCGCGCACACTACCAACCCTGTGCCCTTTATCTACGTGGCGGAGGATGCCAACCAGTACACGCTGAGCCCGAATGGCTCGCTGCGCGATATTTCGCCGACCGTGCTGGGCATGCTCAATCTCAACGAGCCCATCGAAATGACCGGCTCCGATCTCCGCCAGCGGATCGGCTAG